The following are encoded together in the Pseudomonas xantholysinigenes genome:
- a CDS encoding TetR/AcrR family transcriptional regulator: MPSIRDRNLQLILAAASEEFALHGFAAARVDAIANRAGLPRANVFYYFRNKQQLYSAVLDLVMEPLLRAARSLAPEAHPQQALPHYFKAKAEVARRHPHATRVWLKEMLHGGQRLPVERSEALRQSTRQNLACLAQWMEQGLIARTAPEHLLLFLWSTPLASFRFGEAPGSSARLKPTRASTQALADLFLRGVRPEVEAAKLIAVLT; the protein is encoded by the coding sequence ATGCCCAGTATCCGTGACCGCAACCTGCAACTGATCCTTGCTGCCGCCAGCGAGGAGTTCGCCCTTCACGGCTTCGCCGCCGCCCGGGTCGATGCCATCGCCAACCGCGCCGGCCTGCCCAGGGCCAATGTGTTCTATTACTTTCGCAACAAGCAGCAGCTCTACAGCGCCGTGCTGGACCTGGTGATGGAGCCCTTGCTGCGCGCAGCCCGCAGCCTGGCGCCCGAGGCGCATCCACAACAGGCCCTGCCCCATTACTTCAAGGCCAAGGCCGAGGTGGCCCGCCGCCACCCCCATGCCACGCGGGTCTGGCTCAAGGAGATGCTCCACGGCGGGCAACGCCTGCCTGTCGAGCGCAGCGAGGCCCTGCGCCAGAGCACCCGGCAGAACCTGGCGTGCCTGGCGCAGTGGATGGAACAAGGCCTGATTGCCCGGACTGCGCCGGAGCACCTGCTACTGTTTCTCTGGTCCACGCCCCTGGCCAGTTTCCGCTTTGGCGAGGCGCCCGGCAGTTCGGCACGGCTGAAGCCGACGCGGGCGTCGACCCAGGCCCTGGCCGATCTGTTCCTGCGTGGCGTGCGCCCAGAGGTCGAGGCGGCGAAGCTTATCGCTGTATTAACATAA
- a CDS encoding M24 family metallopeptidase: MTAANTAKEAVGAPYQLELMKHAQRMTWQAVERIAQGIGPGMRESEARALGQSVLEELGMQRIWHPTHIRFGSNTLKTFKERSEGDPLLGEHDIYFIDMGVVFEGHEGDAGATFVTGEDPQMHACAQAAKTLFEAVEAHWRSQRVNGVELYRFAAERAQQMGWRLNMDIKGHRVSDFPHAIYRGGNLGDFDGQPSAGLWILEIQIAHPELPYGAFYEDLLS; this comes from the coding sequence ATGACTGCCGCCAACACTGCAAAGGAAGCTGTGGGCGCACCCTATCAGCTGGAACTGATGAAGCATGCCCAGCGCATGACCTGGCAGGCCGTTGAGCGCATCGCTCAGGGCATCGGCCCCGGCATGCGCGAGTCAGAAGCACGAGCCTTGGGCCAAAGCGTGCTGGAGGAACTGGGCATGCAACGGATCTGGCACCCCACCCATATCCGCTTCGGCAGCAATACGCTGAAAACCTTCAAGGAGCGTTCCGAGGGGGATCCGCTGCTGGGGGAGCACGACATTTATTTCATCGACATGGGCGTGGTCTTCGAAGGCCATGAGGGAGATGCCGGTGCCACCTTCGTCACCGGCGAAGATCCGCAAATGCATGCCTGCGCGCAGGCCGCCAAGACACTGTTCGAAGCGGTCGAAGCTCATTGGCGCTCACAGCGGGTGAACGGCGTGGAACTCTACCGCTTCGCCGCCGAGCGCGCCCAGCAGATGGGCTGGCGGCTCAACATGGATATCAAGGGCCACCGCGTCAGCGACTTCCCCCACGCCATCTATCGCGGTGGCAACCTGGGCGATTTTGACGGGCAACCCAGCGCGGGGTTGTGGATCCTGGAAATCCAGATCGCCCACCCCGAACTGCCTTACGGCGCCTTCTACGAAGACCTGCTGAGCTGA
- the nspC gene encoding carboxynorspermidine decarboxylase — protein MIKTPYYLIDKQKLLGNMEKIAYVRQQSGAKALLALKCFATWSVFDLMQQYMDGTTSSSLFELKLGRQKFAGETHAYSVAWADDEVEEMLENCDKIIFNSIGQLERFAEQSEGKVRGLRVNPQVSSSDYLLADPARPFSRLGEWDPEKIEKVIEKISGFMFHNNCENGDFSLFDKMLSHIEERFGHLLHKVEWVSLGGGIHFTGEDYAVDAFCARLKGFAEKYGVQVYLEPGEAAITNSASLEVTVLDTLYNGKHLAVVDSSIEAHLLDLLIYRLNAKMAPNDGAHTYMVCGKSCLAGDIFGEYQFDKPLQIGDRLSFVDTAGYTMVKKNWFNGLKMPSIVVKQLDGSVEVVREFGFDDYVSSLS, from the coding sequence ATGATCAAGACGCCTTACTACCTCATCGACAAACAGAAACTGCTGGGCAACATGGAAAAGATTGCCTATGTGCGCCAGCAGTCCGGGGCCAAGGCCCTGCTCGCCCTCAAGTGCTTCGCCACCTGGTCGGTGTTCGACCTGATGCAGCAGTACATGGACGGCACCACCTCCTCCTCGCTGTTCGAGCTCAAGCTCGGCCGCCAGAAGTTCGCCGGCGAAACCCACGCCTACAGCGTGGCCTGGGCCGACGATGAAGTCGAAGAGATGCTGGAGAACTGCGACAAGATCATCTTCAACTCCATCGGCCAGCTCGAGCGCTTCGCCGAGCAGTCCGAAGGCAAGGTTCGCGGCCTGCGCGTCAACCCGCAGGTGAGCAGCTCCGACTACCTGCTGGCCGACCCGGCACGCCCGTTCAGCCGCCTCGGTGAATGGGACCCCGAAAAGATCGAGAAGGTGATCGAGAAGATCTCCGGCTTCATGTTCCACAACAACTGCGAGAACGGTGACTTCAGCCTGTTCGACAAGATGCTGTCGCACATCGAAGAACGCTTCGGCCACCTGCTGCACAAGGTCGAGTGGGTCAGCCTGGGTGGCGGCATCCACTTCACCGGCGAAGACTACGCCGTGGACGCCTTCTGCGCCCGCCTCAAGGGCTTCGCCGAGAAGTACGGCGTGCAGGTGTACCTGGAACCAGGCGAAGCGGCCATCACCAACAGCGCCTCGCTGGAAGTGACCGTGCTCGACACCCTGTACAACGGCAAGCACCTGGCCGTGGTCGACAGCTCGATCGAAGCGCACCTGCTCGACCTGCTGATCTACCGCCTCAACGCCAAGATGGCCCCCAACGATGGCGCGCACACCTACATGGTCTGCGGCAAGTCGTGCCTGGCCGGCGATATCTTCGGCGAGTATCAGTTCGACAAACCGCTGCAAATTGGTGATCGCCTGTCGTTCGTCGACACCGCTGGCTACACCATGGTCAAGAAAAACTGGTTCAACGGTCTGAAGATGCCGTCCATCGTGGTCAAGCAGCTCGACGGCAGCGTCGAGGTGGTGCGCGAGTTCGGCTTCGACGACTACGTTTCCAGCCTGTCCTGA
- a CDS encoding saccharopine dehydrogenase family protein, translating to MKKNVLIIGAGGVAKVVAHKCAQHNDELGRIAIASRNISKCQAIIDSVKAKGSLKVPADIQAFALNALDVEATKALIRETQSQIVINVGSAFLNMSVLRACIDTGVAYLDTAIHEEPGKICETPPWYGNYEWKHLEECQQKNITAILGVGFDPGVVNSYAKLAQQQYFDRIDSIDILDVNAGSHGKYFATNFDPEINFREFTGQVWSWQNSQWTSNSMFEVKRTDDLPVVGSQNLYLTGHDEVHSISKNLNVPNVRFWMSFGEHYINVFTVLKNLGLLSEQPVKTAEGLEVVPLKVVKAVLPDPASLAPGYTGKTCIGDLVKGTKDGQPREVFIYNVADHEEAYAETDSQGISYTAGVPPVAAALLVARGQWDAGRMVNVEELPAEPFLKALDVMGLPTRVKDEKGDRPWDAEA from the coding sequence TTGAAGAAGAACGTTCTTATCATTGGTGCAGGAGGTGTCGCCAAGGTGGTGGCCCACAAGTGCGCACAGCATAACGACGAACTCGGTCGTATTGCGATTGCGTCACGGAACATCTCCAAATGCCAGGCCATCATCGACAGCGTCAAGGCCAAGGGTAGCCTCAAGGTACCCGCCGACATCCAGGCCTTCGCGCTCAATGCCCTCGATGTCGAGGCGACCAAGGCACTGATCCGCGAGACTCAATCGCAGATCGTGATCAACGTTGGTTCCGCCTTCCTCAACATGTCGGTGCTGCGTGCCTGCATCGATACCGGTGTCGCCTACCTGGACACCGCGATTCACGAAGAACCGGGCAAGATCTGCGAAACCCCGCCCTGGTATGGCAACTACGAGTGGAAACACCTCGAGGAATGCCAGCAGAAGAACATTACCGCCATTCTCGGTGTCGGCTTCGACCCGGGTGTGGTGAACAGCTACGCGAAACTCGCGCAGCAGCAGTATTTCGACCGCATTGATTCGATCGACATCCTCGACGTCAATGCCGGGTCCCACGGCAAGTACTTCGCCACCAACTTCGACCCGGAAATCAACTTCCGCGAGTTCACCGGGCAAGTGTGGAGCTGGCAGAACAGCCAGTGGACCAGCAACAGCATGTTCGAGGTCAAGCGTACCGACGACCTGCCGGTGGTGGGTTCGCAGAACCTGTACCTGACCGGCCATGATGAAGTGCACTCGATCTCGAAGAACCTGAACGTGCCGAACGTGCGCTTCTGGATGAGCTTCGGCGAACACTACATCAACGTGTTCACCGTCCTGAAAAACCTTGGCCTGCTCTCCGAGCAACCGGTGAAGACCGCCGAAGGCCTGGAAGTGGTGCCGCTGAAAGTGGTCAAGGCCGTGCTGCCGGACCCAGCCTCGCTGGCCCCGGGCTACACCGGCAAGACCTGCATCGGTGACCTGGTCAAGGGCACCAAGGACGGTCAGCCGCGCGAAGTGTTCATCTACAACGTGGCCGACCACGAAGAGGCCTACGCCGAGACCGACAGCCAGGGCATCTCCTACACCGCTGGCGTGCCGCCGGTGGCGGCGGCGCTGCTGGTCGCCCGTGGCCAGTGGGATGCCGGACGCATGGTCAACGTCGAGGAACTGCCAGCCGAGCCGTTCCTCAAGGCGCTGGACGTGATGGGCCTGCCGACCCGCGTCAAGGATGAGAAAGGCGATCGTCCGTGGGACGCTGAAGCCTGA
- the lspA gene encoding signal peptidase II, giving the protein MFSSRTLVLTLGIAFIILDQWVKLIALVALNNHSYVYGNQSVWLDLALSLNPGAFLSLGAGLAPWLKQLVFVVAVGVVCGWAMVWAWRHWQSAPVKASAAWFIAVGGLSNLIDRVFRDGHVVDYLVLNIGTLHTGVFNLADIAIMAGAAVLVVDGLTRPSKR; this is encoded by the coding sequence ATGTTTTCCAGCCGTACCCTCGTCCTGACCCTGGGCATCGCCTTCATCATTCTCGACCAGTGGGTGAAGCTCATCGCCCTGGTCGCCCTGAACAACCACAGCTATGTCTATGGCAACCAGAGCGTCTGGCTGGACCTGGCCCTGAGCCTCAACCCCGGCGCGTTTCTCAGCCTCGGCGCCGGGCTCGCGCCATGGCTCAAGCAACTGGTGTTCGTGGTCGCCGTCGGCGTGGTGTGCGGCTGGGCCATGGTCTGGGCTTGGCGCCACTGGCAATCGGCGCCGGTGAAGGCCAGCGCGGCCTGGTTCATCGCCGTGGGCGGGCTGTCCAACCTGATCGACCGGGTCTTTCGCGATGGCCACGTGGTCGACTACCTGGTGCTCAACATCGGCACGCTGCACACCGGCGTGTTCAACCTGGCCGACATCGCCATCATGGCCGGCGCGGCAGTGCTGGTGGTGGACGGCCTGACCCGGCCGAGCAAACGCTGA
- a CDS encoding type 1 glutamine amidotransferase domain-containing protein: MNRIAPIALALAGVLLAGQAVAESKGEVLVLLSSENQLPLKDGKSYPSGYYLNEFGVPADQLLKAGYTLVLVTPKGNAPSVDERSVDPLYFGGDAGEMQRIGKVVEGLPGIHDTLSVKEVLAGDLDRYAGIFIPGGHAPLIDLANNPDVGTLLRHFHQAGKPTAAICHGPITLLSAQQDPVAYRAALARGDSPAASDWAYQGYRMTIFSDPEEQVFEGSLKPQRLQFYPAKAMAGAGGSMSYAQAWKPHVVVDRELITGQNPFSDKALAKALLERLEAASR; the protein is encoded by the coding sequence ATGAACAGGATTGCCCCCATCGCCCTGGCCCTGGCCGGCGTGCTGCTGGCCGGCCAGGCCGTCGCTGAATCGAAGGGCGAGGTGCTGGTGTTGCTGTCCAGCGAAAACCAGCTGCCGCTCAAGGACGGCAAGTCGTACCCCTCCGGCTACTACCTCAACGAATTCGGCGTGCCGGCCGACCAGTTGCTCAAGGCGGGTTACACGCTGGTGCTGGTGACGCCCAAGGGCAATGCTCCCAGCGTTGACGAGCGTTCAGTGGACCCGCTGTACTTTGGCGGTGACGCTGGCGAAATGCAGCGTATCGGCAAGGTCGTGGAGGGCCTGCCGGGTATTCACGACACGCTGTCGGTGAAAGAGGTGCTGGCAGGTGATCTGGACCGTTATGCCGGGATCTTCATTCCCGGTGGGCACGCGCCGCTGATCGACCTGGCCAACAACCCGGACGTCGGCACCTTGCTGCGGCACTTCCATCAGGCCGGCAAACCGACCGCCGCCATCTGCCATGGGCCAATCACGCTGCTGTCAGCCCAGCAGGACCCGGTCGCCTACCGTGCCGCGCTGGCCCGTGGTGATTCACCGGCGGCCAGTGACTGGGCCTACCAGGGCTACCGCATGACGATCTTCTCCGACCCCGAGGAACAGGTCTTCGAAGGTTCGCTCAAGCCCCAGCGCTTGCAGTTCTACCCGGCCAAGGCCATGGCCGGCGCGGGCGGTTCGATGAGTTATGCCCAGGCCTGGAAGCCCCATGTGGTGGTCGATCGCGAGTTGATCACCGGGCAGAATCCGTTCTCCGACAAGGCGCTGGCCAAGGCGTTGCTGGAGCGGCTGGAGGCTGCCTCGCGCTAG
- a CDS encoding putative quinol monooxygenase — translation MAIAIFATIQPHPEHREATEQALRLMVEHTRAEPGNLRYDLFIREGQVLAFDLFELYVDEAAVEAHRSSAHYQAYRASTAEWLAAPTQVQLARPLDIAPFN, via the coding sequence ATGGCCATCGCCATTTTTGCAACCATCCAGCCCCACCCCGAACACCGTGAAGCCACCGAGCAGGCTCTGCGCCTGATGGTCGAGCACACTCGCGCCGAGCCCGGCAACCTGCGTTACGACCTGTTCATCCGCGAGGGCCAGGTGCTGGCCTTCGACCTGTTTGAGCTGTATGTCGACGAGGCGGCAGTCGAGGCCCATCGCAGCAGTGCCCATTACCAGGCCTACCGCGCCAGCACCGCCGAATGGCTGGCCGCGCCGACCCAGGTGCAGCTCGCCCGTCCGCTGGATATCGCGCCGTTCAACTGA
- a CDS encoding LysR family transcriptional regulator: MNIANKDLNLLHLFQVLYEERSASRAAQRLALSQPALSHKLNKLRHQFDDPLFVRAPRGLTPTPRAHELAPQVQQLVEQLQAFYRRCDGEDFLSRPAQLHLYSTDYLEQTLLPSLLPILRSQAPNLTLITHNTRGELPREALEKGTCDLAIAGFYNDLPDTFHQQRLLSEDFVVLAAQDNPQLANGMDLRAFLACQHLLTTLTGDLDGRVDRALRALGKTRRVVAGLSSFIAPTRLVRGTDLLLTCLRSLAEEAVARDPALVIHALPLDLPRVEVMQIWHERTHVDPLRRWFRQQVWSVATQVTAPTG, from the coding sequence ATGAATATCGCCAACAAAGACCTCAACCTGCTGCACCTGTTCCAGGTGCTCTACGAAGAGCGCAGCGCCTCCCGCGCCGCGCAACGCCTGGCGCTCAGCCAACCGGCCCTGAGCCACAAGTTGAACAAGCTGCGCCATCAATTCGACGACCCACTGTTCGTCCGCGCGCCACGCGGCCTCACCCCCACCCCTCGGGCCCATGAGCTGGCGCCGCAAGTCCAGCAACTGGTCGAGCAGTTGCAGGCCTTCTACAGGCGCTGCGACGGCGAGGACTTCCTCTCCCGTCCCGCCCAGCTGCACTTGTACAGCACCGACTACCTGGAACAGACCCTGCTGCCCAGCCTGCTGCCGATCCTGCGCAGCCAGGCGCCGAACCTTACCTTGATCACCCACAACACCCGCGGCGAGCTGCCCCGCGAGGCACTGGAAAAAGGCACCTGCGACCTGGCCATCGCCGGTTTCTACAACGACCTGCCCGACACCTTTCATCAGCAGCGCCTGCTCAGCGAGGACTTCGTGGTCCTCGCCGCGCAGGACAACCCACAGCTGGCAAACGGCATGGACCTGCGCGCGTTCCTCGCCTGCCAACACCTGCTGACCACCCTCACGGGCGACCTCGATGGCCGCGTCGATCGAGCCCTGCGCGCCCTGGGCAAAACGCGCCGGGTGGTCGCCGGGCTGTCCAGCTTCATCGCCCCCACCCGCCTGGTGCGCGGCACCGACCTGCTGTTGACCTGCCTGCGCAGCCTGGCCGAAGAAGCGGTGGCCCGCGACCCCGCGTTGGTGATCCACGCCCTGCCGCTGGATCTGCCACGGGTCGAGGTCATGCAGATCTGGCACGAACGGACCCACGTCGACCCATTGCGTCGCTGGTTCCGCCAGCAGGTGTGGTCGGTGGCGACGCAGGTCACTGCACCAACTGGTTGA
- the gspF gene encoding type II secretion system inner membrane protein GspF, with product MNRYRYEAADAQGRLVNGLLEADTPGAALAQLRALGLTALQVEAQAAPGQGGALFSPKLSDGDLAWATRQLASLLAAGLPLEAALGATLEQAERKHIAQVLGAVRGDVRSGMRLADALAERPRDFPDIYRALVAAGEESGDLAQVMERLADYIEERNTLRGKILTAFIYPAVVGLVSVGIVIFLLSYVVPQVVSAFTQARQDLPGLTLAMLSASDFVREWGVLCFAVMAVALWGWRVYLRAPAARLAWHGRILRLPLLGRFVLGLNTARFASTLAILGSAGVPLLRALEAARQTLGNDRLDQCVSQATARVREGAGLASALAVEKVFPPLLIHLIASGEKTGNLPPMLDRAADSLAKDIERRAMGMTALLEPLMIVVMGGVVLLIVMAVLMPIIEINQLVQ from the coding sequence ATGAATCGCTATCGCTATGAAGCCGCCGACGCCCAGGGCCGCCTGGTCAATGGCCTGCTCGAGGCCGACACGCCTGGTGCTGCGCTGGCGCAGTTGCGGGCGTTGGGGCTGACCGCCTTGCAGGTGGAGGCCCAGGCCGCGCCCGGGCAGGGCGGTGCGTTGTTCAGCCCGAAGCTTTCCGATGGCGACCTGGCCTGGGCCACCCGCCAGTTGGCCAGCCTGCTGGCCGCAGGCCTGCCGCTGGAGGCGGCGCTGGGGGCGACCTTGGAGCAGGCCGAGCGCAAGCATATCGCCCAGGTGCTCGGCGCCGTGCGTGGCGATGTGCGCAGCGGCATGCGCCTGGCCGATGCCCTGGCCGAGCGGCCACGGGATTTTCCGGATATCTACCGGGCCCTGGTGGCGGCAGGCGAGGAGTCCGGCGACCTGGCCCAGGTGATGGAGCGCCTGGCCGACTACATCGAGGAGCGCAACACCCTGCGCGGCAAGATCCTCACCGCGTTCATCTACCCCGCCGTAGTCGGCCTGGTGTCGGTGGGCATCGTGATCTTTTTGCTCAGCTATGTGGTGCCGCAGGTGGTCAGCGCGTTTACGCAAGCGCGCCAGGACTTGCCCGGGCTGACCCTGGCCATGCTCAGCGCCAGTGACTTCGTGCGCGAGTGGGGGGTGTTGTGTTTCGCCGTCATGGCAGTGGCCTTGTGGGGCTGGCGTGTCTATTTGCGCGCGCCGGCGGCGCGCCTGGCCTGGCATGGGCGGATCCTGCGCTTGCCGTTGCTTGGGCGTTTCGTGCTGGGGCTCAATACCGCGCGTTTCGCCTCCACCCTGGCGATCCTCGGCAGCGCCGGGGTGCCCTTGCTGCGCGCCTTGGAAGCGGCGCGCCAGACCTTGGGCAACGACCGCCTGGACCAGTGCGTCAGCCAAGCCACCGCGCGGGTGCGCGAGGGCGCGGGGCTGGCCTCGGCGCTGGCGGTGGAGAAGGTCTTTCCGCCGCTGCTCATCCACCTGATCGCCAGTGGCGAGAAAACCGGCAACCTGCCGCCAATGCTCGACCGCGCCGCCGATAGCCTGGCCAAGGACATCGAGCGCCGGGCCATGGGCATGACCGCGTTGCTCGAGCCACTGATGATCGTGGTGATGGGCGGCGTGGTGCTGCTGATCGTCATGGCCGTGCTGATGCCGATCATCGAGATCAACCAGTTGGTGCAGTGA
- the gspE gene encoding type II secretion system ATPase GspE: MSRLPYAWAKAQRLVLQADGEAQALLSRCPSSPAWAVAEVRRRHGQVRLEALSDAQMDALLVSAYADTGSAAAVVGAAENEVDLDRLLQDIPEVTDLLEAQDDAPVIRMINALLTQAARDQASDIHIEPFESHCLVRYRVDGTLRDVVSPRKALHGALVSRIKIMAQLDIAEKRLPQDGRIALRVAGRPIDIRVSTVPTGHGERVVMRLLDKQAGRLRLEALGMDAGVLARLDQLIRQPHGIVLVTGPTGSGKTTSLYAALARLDASVSNILTVEDPVEYDLPGISQIQVNARIEMSFAVALRAILRQDPDVIMIGEIRDLETAQIAVQASLTGHLVLATLHTNDAVSAVNRLIDMGVEPFLLASALLGVLAQRLVRRLCPHCRAPDPAMPGQYRAVGCAQCNHCGYSGRTGIHELFCVDDEVRSLVHQGADEQALRAAARRNGMRSMREDGQRWVDDGSTCLEEILRVTRDA; the protein is encoded by the coding sequence GTGAGCCGGCTGCCCTATGCCTGGGCCAAGGCCCAGCGCCTGGTGTTGCAGGCCGACGGCGAGGCGCAGGCGTTGTTGTCGCGCTGCCCGTCGAGCCCGGCCTGGGCGGTGGCCGAAGTGCGCAGGCGACATGGCCAGGTGCGGCTCGAGGCGCTGAGCGACGCGCAGATGGATGCCCTGCTGGTCAGCGCCTATGCCGACACCGGCAGCGCCGCGGCGGTGGTCGGCGCCGCCGAGAACGAGGTCGATCTCGACCGCTTGTTGCAGGACATCCCGGAAGTCACCGACCTGCTCGAAGCCCAGGACGACGCGCCGGTGATCCGCATGATCAACGCCTTGCTCACCCAGGCCGCGCGCGACCAGGCCAGCGATATCCATATCGAGCCGTTCGAGAGCCATTGCCTGGTGCGCTACCGCGTTGACGGCACCCTGCGCGACGTGGTCTCGCCGCGCAAGGCGTTGCACGGCGCGCTGGTGTCGCGGATCAAGATCATGGCGCAGTTGGACATCGCCGAGAAACGCCTGCCCCAGGATGGTCGTATCGCCTTGCGCGTGGCCGGGCGGCCGATCGATATCCGCGTGTCCACGGTGCCCACCGGCCACGGCGAGCGCGTGGTGATGCGCCTGCTCGACAAACAGGCCGGGCGTTTGCGCCTGGAGGCACTGGGCATGGACGCCGGCGTGCTGGCGCGGCTCGACCAGTTGATCCGTCAGCCTCACGGCATCGTGCTGGTCACCGGCCCCACCGGCTCGGGCAAGACCACCAGCCTGTATGCCGCCTTGGCGCGGCTGGATGCCAGCGTCAGCAATATCCTCACCGTCGAAGACCCGGTGGAATACGACCTGCCGGGGATCAGCCAGATCCAGGTCAACGCGCGCATCGAGATGAGCTTCGCCGTGGCCTTGCGGGCCATTTTGCGCCAAGACCCGGACGTGATCATGATTGGCGAAATCCGTGACCTGGAGACCGCGCAGATCGCCGTGCAGGCCTCGCTGACCGGACACCTGGTGCTGGCTACCCTGCACACCAACGACGCGGTGTCGGCGGTCAACCGCCTGATCGACATGGGCGTCGAGCCGTTCCTGCTGGCCTCGGCGTTGTTGGGGGTCCTGGCCCAGCGCCTGGTTCGGCGGCTGTGCCCGCATTGCCGCGCGCCTGATCCGGCCATGCCCGGGCAATACCGCGCCGTGGGCTGCGCGCAGTGCAACCATTGCGGCTACAGCGGCCGCACTGGCATCCATGAGTTGTTCTGCGTCGACGACGAGGTGCGCAGCCTGGTGCACCAGGGGGCCGACGAGCAGGCCCTGCGTGCCGCCGCCCGGCGCAACGGCATGCGCAGCATGCGCGAGGATGGCCAGCGCTGGGTCGATGACGGCAGCACCTGCCTGGAAGAAATCCTGCGCGTGACACGGGACGCCTGA